A DNA window from Coffea arabica cultivar ET-39 chromosome 6c, Coffea Arabica ET-39 HiFi, whole genome shotgun sequence contains the following coding sequences:
- the LOC140008768 gene encoding uncharacterized protein, whose product MGQWLTTIEDIKGSAASFFEMLFSSERDIDRHPVLPFTLPSVSQGDNESLLALLSMDEVQEVVFSINSDSAPGPDGIGFGFYLACWGIIKEELVAAVQDFFNGGWLPKGVTSTLIVLMPKTQGASHWQDFRPINLCNVNSKIISKLLSNRLNRLLPQLISHWQTGFFPGRQIIDNILLAQEHTQELDRRLEISNLMLKLDIEKAYDRVEWSFLLFMLRAFGFQENVIDSIFRMAGGLKVPYLAFADDVIVFTRLSKETLEALFPLVYLGVTISQGRCSSIAFDGIIAKVRARVCHSSMRLLSTGGKLILLKHVLNSMPLYLLQLCFPTEKGGLGLRSLDDMVKAFYYKLWWRLHQRESIWSDFMFSKYIRDQYPLQAAVARLKGTWKRLNGIQEMTEAHISWSLGPGMVDFWLDTWCELGPLRTLVSTDRDNPHFLVAEFLGREGWNRDRLLQRLLDHLVDSIVDIPFDLEGQDRIMWA is encoded by the exons ATGGGGCAATGGTTGACAACGATTGAGGACATCAAGGGCTCCGCCGCTTCGTTCTTTGAGATGCTGTTCAGCTCGGAGAGAGATATCGACCGTCACCCAGTATTGCCTTTCACTCTTCCAAGTGTGTCTCAGGGGGATAACGAAAGCCTACTGGCGCTGCTGTCAATGGATGAGGTTCAGGAGGTAGTGTTCTCGATCAATTCAGATAGTGCCCCTGGTCCGGATGGAATTGGGTTTGGTTTCTATCTGGCGTGTTGGGGGATAATTAAGGAGGAGTTGGTGGCGGCGGTCCAGGATTTTTTTAATGGCGGATGGTTGCCAAAAGGGGTTACCAGCACATTGATTGTGTTGATGCCGAAAACACAAGGGGCATCTCACTGGCAGGATTTTCGGCCAATCAATCTATGCAACGTCAACTCCAAAATTATTTCTAAGCTTTTATCCAATAGGTTGAACAGGCTCCTACCCCAGTTGATTTCTCATTGGCAGACCGGATTTTTCCCTGGGCGGCAAATAATTGATAACATTCTGTTGGCACAAGAGCATACACAGGAACTCGATCGTCGGTTGGAAATTTCGAACCTCATGTTGAAACTGGATATAGAAAAAGCGTATGATAGAGTAGAGTGGTCATTTCTCCTCTTCATGCTCAGGGCATTTGGTTTTCAAGAAAATGTTATAGATTCGATCTTTCGCATG GCTGGAGGCCTTAAAGTTCCATACCTGGCCTTCGCGGACGATGTCATTGTTTTCACGAGGCTGTCGAAAGAGACCTTAGAGGCA CTCTTTCCGCTAGTCTATCTTGGGGTTACCATTTCTCAGGGTAGGTGTTCTTCAATTGCCTTCGACGGGATTATTGCAAAGGTGAGGGCGCGTGTCTGCCACTCGAGCATGAGGCTGCTGTCCACCGGGGGGAAATTAATTCTACTAAAGCATGTCTTGAATTCAATGCCGTTGTATTTGTTACAG TTGTGCTTCCCCACGGAGAAGGGCGGATTGGGGTTAAGGTCATTGGACGACATGGTCAAAGCCTTCTATTATAAGTTATGGTGGAGGTTACATCAGAGAGAATCCATTTGGTCGGACTTTATGTTCTCTAAGTATATCAGAGACCAGTACCCGCTTCAGGCAGCGGTAGCCAGACTGAAGGGTACATGGAAGCGGCTAAATGGTATACAGGAAATGACTGAGGCTCACATCTCATGGAGTCTGGGACCGGGTATGGTGGACTTCTGGCTTGACACTTGGTGTGAGCTTGGACCCCTCCGTACATTGGTGTCGACGGATAGGGACAACCCTCATTTTTTGGTGGCAGAGTTCTTGGGACGGGAAGGGTGGAATAGGGACCGTCTCCTGCAAAGGCTTCTAGATCACCTTGTTGATTCGATTGTGGATATCCCTTTCGACCTGGAGGGGCAGGATCGGATCATGTGGGCATAG